GGTtttttcttacaaatatcccAAAGTATGTGgtttcttttggattttattgcatcaaaatctagttgacccataaaataaatactggTAATCCTTATCATCAGATAATTTGGTACGACCATTAAAATCGGTTGTGGGTTTATAGCATCTTAATTATAATTGCATAGTTTGAAGTGCATTTTTGCatgattattttatttcttgaacCCCACTTTAAAGTGTCACCTGGCTGAAATGCTGGCTTTTCACCACGCAGATGTGTGGAGTGGTTTCGCAGAAATTTCCTGCCACCGGTTTCGTTGATAACATGTTTTTCGGTGCTAAACAAACTGCGGGGTTGCTTCAAATTGAACTTTTTAAGAGCGGCTCGAATCTATGTTATTAGACGAAAGAGCTCGAGCCAAGCTCACGCAGTAACCGGCAAGTCTGGTCTAGAGAGAAGAGGGGCTTCTGCTCAGTCTCTCCAACTCTCCACTCCACCAGATGAGAGAGCCCCGGTCAAACATGTTTGATGGTCTGCCACCACCAGGTAAGACGCATCTCCGCTCCAAAGCCGAAGTCTCTTCAAGCCACAATGCGCGTACATTGACCGTTCGACTTGACCGGTTGCCGGTTGAGATTCGGACTCTTGGGATATGTAACATATATCTTGTAAGAGATATACCATATTTGTACAAGCCATGTATTATTGAATGTTTGGATgactttattatattttaaaatattcaagtAGTACTTTCTCGACACGTTGATTATACGCTAATGAAAAGATATATGCAACTAGGTTTAGGAGTCGTAGATTTATCTTTTTTCTGtcataacttttttttttattgtggtATCACATTGTATTCAGTTAGTCttatacatttttcatttccatttctcTTTTAATTGTTGATCCCACGGAAGTCTTTATATCTAATCTGGTTTCTTGATAATGCATCTTTGTCGAAAGATAAGTAATCCAGAATTCTCAGATCCCCCTCTAATGTGTCAATGACATTCATCCAGCTATGGGCGAAAAAAAGTAAGCCCACagtataaacaaaaataaagtgGCTCACCAACGACCTATGCCAATAAATTTTCAGACACAGTTGCCCATACAAGTTAGAACTTTGAGTTGGTTGGCCAAGTTTATAGTGCTGTAATTAAATGTCTGCAGCCTCTTTAATGTCCACGGACACTTCTTTTAATTACACACCGTTCTGGTGAAAGATACTAACCCGGGGGTAATTAGCCCGTTCCAAGTGGAGGCTACTCACTCCAGAGATGGCCTGAGGTGTTGGCGTTCCTTTGTCCCTGCTGCCATTGGAATATGATCTCTTGTTTTAtatctgcaaaaaaaaaacagcttttTGCCCTATAACATAATTTTGGTCTAACCGTTGTGTATTTAAATCTTTACTCTCTTGAAGCACACGCTGACGGGTCACAGTGGAAAAGTAATGGCTGCTAAATACGTCCAAGAGCCCATTAAAGTGGTGACCGGAAGTCATGATCGTACCTTAAAGATTTGGGATCTGCGCAGCATTGCTTGTATAGAAACGAAATTTGCTGGATCGAGCTGCAACGATCTCGTCACCACCGACAGCCTGGGTTCCACGATCATTAGCGGGCATTATGATAAGAAGATCCGATTCTGGGACATACGAACCGAGAAGCAGGCAGACGATGTCCTTATGCCAGCTAAAATCACCTCGCTGGATTTGTCAAAAGGTGGATTATATCACTCAGTAGCTAAAATATCACTTCTAAGTATACTTTTTCAACAGATTGCAATTACCTCATATGCTCTGTAAGAGATGATACTATTAAATTATTAGATTTACGCAAAAATCAAGTTATATCCACGTTCACGTAAGTCTAGAACGAGTCTTAATTGATTCAAAATATCTTACTTATTACTTGTGATATCTATTAGAAATGAACACTTTAAAATCAGCTGTGATTTTGCTCGGGCTTCCTTCAACTCGAGCGGCTTGAAGATCGCTTGCGGATCGGCGGATGGAGCAATATACATTTGGAATGTAAATGGTTTCCTAGAAGCCACGCTTAAGGGACACAGGTGGGAAGAAGATAAGAATAAGAATAGAGTTAAGCCTAAGTAAATTAGCAAATTTTATTACTAAATTACAAGCCTAATAAATGTACAACTTTAATCGTTTTCTCAGCACCGCGGTGAATGCAGTCAGTTGGTCGCCGAACAACAATATGCTGGCTTCTGTTGGAAAGCACAAGCGATGCATCATCTACTCGGATTCGTAGCCCCCAATGTTGCCATAAATGTCAGtcagttccaaatcactgaaACGCTTATAGTCAGAGCTGTAATAAATTGTGCGGCCATGCGGAGTCTGCTGTAAATAGTAAATGCGGTTGGCGATTGGACGAGGTAATTCCAGTGCCGactgttttaattatttgattattttatttatacttgAGAAGCATATAGTGTATACAAATTGTATCAATTCATATATTAGAGTATAAGTACATGTTTTCctattgtaaaaataaaattatatatacatagacACATTGGGCTGCATATATGACcaatttaaatgtatttataaatatattttttttggcagacGATTTAACAACACAGGGCCTTTATAACATtttatacacatacatatttaaacaaagaagccgctttattttattttgtttaaacgTTTTCCTTCATAACTTAAGACATCCAAATTCTATTCAATGTATAAAagctaatatatatatattgtgtGTGCAAAGAATCTGTGGAATTCGTAAATTATTGAATGGGCCCCGAAAAAATCATCAATTCTCATTTGCAAAATATGGTAAAATAttgggggaaaaaaattaaaagcttgctttttaaaaattcattagTCCATCAAGTCGTTTAGTCTTTTTATAGCCGGTCTATTATTCCCTGAATTGAGAAGCTCAATTTCCATCAATAATGCCAACAAAAACTCCTCTAGGTACATCCTTTGGACgtgatttattttaatttctgcATATTCTTGGCACGAATGCCGAGTGCCATTGGGGAACACAACCGACCAATTATTTCGTGTGCTGACGGAGCACAATCGACACTGGGAATCTCTAATTGAGCGAGGAGAAAAAATAACCACGGCACCATCATTACAAATCTAACGTACATTCATTTTTATCGCCTTGCATGCATGCTTTAATTAAGAATCTTTTCAGATTATACTTTAAAACAAGAACTACAACTAAACGCTAAGTAGCGCAGCGATATTAAATCTTTGTGGGGCTCTCAACTAGTCCACATGCATATTGTATGTGGTACTTCTTGGGGTAGTGTCGTTCAAGATGCATTGCTAGGTAAATTAATTGAGAGGAATTCAGTCAACTACTCTGGTTGCCAAGGCTATGAAGGCGAAGACAAAGTCAAAGAAGTGACGGGCAGACAGGAGTCACTTTCCCGTATGCGAGCGCTCCTCCAGAGCAGATAAAGATACAAATCTGCACGAAGCCTGTTTCCTGTTGTGCTGAGGGTGCATTTATTTGCATGATTCACACAAGCGGCTTGCAGCTAACGATACTTACACAGCTGCTAGATACTTTCTGTCGCTGGATGGATCTCTCCATCCCGGCAACTCCAGCTACAGGTGTACACCATAATGAAGATGGGACCTCTCGTCGCAGTATGCAGTGCATATGGTATGAAGGAAAACAAGCACGACATTTGGACCTTTCTGCCCACATCGAAAAGTGAATCGTTGCCCAGCTTGGAGCAGccagcctgcctgcctgcctgacTGCCTCATTGTCGCCGCCACGAGATGAGGGGCAGCGTTTTGTGTCGTGCATTTTGGGCGACTATAAGTGAGCATGTTCCAGGAACCTCTCGAGTCGCTTTTACAGTTGCGGATGCATTCTAAGTTTTATTGaagtataaataataattcgcAGGTGTCTGTTGTCTGCATTCCGACTCCGATTCGCACAATTTGCGATGCGTGGGTAAGGCTCCAAGTCGGGCCCTCAGAAAATTAAGCATTAGCAGTGTAGTTTAGAATGTGTTTCTTTTTATTGTAAATcctttcataaaaattaatttaatgatTCTCAAGAACTTAAAACTAGCGATTTAACACCCTTTTACTTTTACATAAAGCGCATAAAGAAGGATGCCTTAAAAGTATTTATAAAATGAGTTCTGTGGGATAACATCAAGTGTTGAATAGGCAAGGACTGTCGTTAATggtcaataaattatatatgttgcTTACAAAATACATTCGATACACGATGGTCAGAGGACGCGGCTCAGAAACGTATTTGAAGGATGATGCAGTAATATGCATAAAATTAGTTTCTGTGAGATAACACTAAAGGGCTTTAGTTGATggtcaataaattatattgcTTAACTTAATTAAGACCCATTCGACACATGGttagggaatacggcttggaaACGTGTTCAAAGGTTAGTTAAAGTAATATGCATTAGTTTCCTCTGTTTTTCAACCAACTTCCGAAGTCACAAAAGAAGTTCAATGCAGACGTCAAACTTCCTTTATAAGTAGGGAATCCTCCATTTAAATGAGAGAAGAAAAAACCCAACACACGAGGGGTTTTGAACGCCATGGCTGCTGCAATGCAAACAATCTCCGAATTCCACCGAACAAGACACCTTCAAGaacacttgaaattttcattttctctAAAATCGTGCACTGACTAGATAAGGCTAAGTAGCGGATGTTGTATCAGGACGACGGGTATTCATAGCAGTTAATCAGCATTGCGTATAACATTGCGTAAATATTGATTGCACCTTTCGTAGCTTAGACGGTATTGTGTAAAGTTAATGCGTAAGAATTAATCGATTCTGGTTAGTAAGAGTGCTGGTACGGCTGCAGTTTCTGGCGGCGTTGGTAGCAGTACGTCCAAATAGCAATCACTGCCAACTGTGTTAGCAGGAATATAGTGGCGGCTGTGATGAGGCCTGAGAGGCATAAAAAggagaaataataaaagtgaGCATATTAAAAGGACTTTAATGGCTGCCGTCTGAGGAATTACACGTTCCCGAATCAAATTTAATGAGCTTACCAATGGCATTTACGCAGAACCCGTGCCCCTCCTCGTTGGCCGTAAACGTGGTTTCATTGCCGTCATAATAGTCGCCGCTCTCCTGCTTGTCCTGCTTGAAGCCGAACTTATCTGTAATCTGGATGGACTGCACCAGCAGCATATCACTGGGAGCCGCCTTCTTCGAGGTGTCAATATCGCGACGTGTACGTGGTAGATCAACTGCAAAGAGCATTATATGAACATCAAATAATCGTTGCGGCGAGTGTCTCCCCTCTGATTAACCCACCTGTCGAGTTTAGCGATCTCTTCTTACGGCCGTAGGACAATAAGGACCGGAATTCGCCGCTGGTGTCTTCCTGCTCGCACTGGACTGGCTCGCAGCTGGGCATGCATGGCGTGACCAGGGCCCGGAACTGAACCACCTCGCTGGAGGGGAACTTGAAGGCGTCGAAGTTGGAGAGCAGCACCTTGCCGGAGAGGGAGGCCTTGTAAATGGGTCCCATGATGAAGTGGTCTGTCGGGCAGCCATTGGAATCGATCAGCGTAATTTCCGAGTTATCCACACCGTCCATCGCCACCAGTTCCCGAATGAATATCTCGTACGGGCTCTGCTCGTCAACGATCTCGAACTTCAGAGCCAGCGGATCGCCGACTTCAGCGGAGCGCATCATATCGGAGCCATCTCGAGAGGTGATGCGCATGATAACGTTCGGTGACTCGACAATAACCTCCTCGGAGAGTGCCGGCAGAATATCGCCGCGTACGTCCAGATCGACGCCGTTGCTGACAGTCTTGTTGGTCAGGTCGTACTGACAGGCCAGGGCTAATCCCAGATCGGACGACGTCACAATCATGTCGTGGTGCTGGATGATTATATCGTTGACGTAGCGCCCGGCACTGCTCTGTCGGACATTGCACTCGAGATCATGATAGTTCATACGCAGCTCAAAGTCCAGGGCACTCTTGACATCCACCGAGCAGGACTTGGGCGATCCCTTGGCGTAGACCTTGCCGTTGAAGAGCTTGGAGGTGCGAATACGAGCCAGCATGTCTCCGCCGCCGCATTCGATGGTGACATTGTAGCAGGAGGCCAGCTCGTAAGACGATGCCTCGGGGACATCCAGGAAGGGTTCCTGTACATCGACCAAAGTGGCACGGCTGTGATGCGAAAGTCGGCAAACCATATCGCCGGTGTCATTGTAATCATAAGTGTGGCacctattttttataaaaataataatagttttagtaaaaaaaactataagtAAATAGTCGTTTAATAACTCACCTGTAGGGCGAATTGAGACACAACTCCCGGCACTCGTCAATGCTACTAACTTCCTGATAAACCGAATCGACCGTCTTCAGAATGCGTCCCGGCAGGCGTTTGAACTCGCACAACTTATTGGGCTCTTCGACACAGTGATTCTCGAGGTAATCACTTCCTTCGGTTATCTGGAAGGCGTTGGAGCCGGCTAGCGTTAGGCGATCCAACTCACTGAGTTCGCATGCTCCAGAGACTCGTTCATAATTAGCCGACCTGCAGAACACGGAGAAAAATGTTTTAGCTTGGGCTTGAGCATGAGCTCCTTTCTGAAccgaaatttaaataattcaagTATATTTATAAGCTACTTGAATAAATTGTTAAAAAGATTACagtttattttgttaattttttcacCATATGGATTAGTAGGGCCAGAATTTCTTACCTGCATGTGAATTCATTTTCGCTTAGGCAAAGTTCAAAGCACTCGCGTCTGGACGCCACCGACACGGTACGCTTAACTTCCGTCTTGAGCTTATAATTTTGTACACGATCGACATACCAGGCTCGGGAGCAGGGCTTCGCCGAGAGGCATGATTTTTGGCCATAAATGGTGAACACGGGGAATTGTGATTTTGTCAGGGCACCTACATACACGAAaggtaattataatttaaagtAAATACACTCTAGTTAAGTTAATGTCGTAAGTAGCTTACCCGGCAATTGATCGGCGTGGGCCGAGAAGAACACACAAAGCCCGGTCTCGTAGTTAACTGACTGGCAGGTTTTATTATTTCTGCACGTCTCCAGGCAATCAGTGAGCATTAAAGTGCCCGGCAGAGAATCCATAAGTTTTTCAGGAGCCGAGAACACATACCTTCCCATAAGAAGGGAATTATTATATTTCCTGCCTGATTAAACACCAAATAGCTTACCCGGTGACGATTTCGAAGCCAACCAGTTCTGGGTCGCAGTCCACAGGCGCATTGTCGTAGTAGATCCCGTCTTCATCCGAACTCGACGAACCGGATAAATCCGAGGAGGCTGGAACATCATAGGCAGAGTTGCGAGTCTCCGCCTGATTAGCTGGCACCACTGTGGCCGACTCGGATTCAATCTGGTTTATTTCGGTGATGGGGGTAGCCTTCGCACTTCCAGGTAGCTCTGTTTGGCCTTCTATCTCTTCGGTGGAAATAATTTTGCTGGCATTAGGAAGAGGCGCTGCTGTCACCGATTCGGCGGCCAATCTGCGCACGCGCAAGTGCTCCTTGGCGGCTGCCGCGCTGTAAAGCATAAGAGCCAGAAGGAGTTGTCGCATGAGGCGAATGCGATGTGGTGTCTTGGccattatttaaattttatatcaCGTAGAAggcctaaaaataaaaccaagaaCAACACAATCTATTACAGGGTGTGGGGttacttttattaaattagtttGATGGTAAAATGTGTGTACGTTGCAGGGATATTGTCTCAATCTATCCaaattaatttgtttgccATAAGGCGTAACGCGAATTATGGTATCCCCATTGCCCTACCCATTGGGAGAACAATATCACGGCTGGTAAACTTTGTAGAGGAAACGGGCCTCACGTCGATGACCTCTTGCACTATTCACCACTAGACGGCTTGGATTTTTTCTGGTTCGCTGAGCTAAACTCTTGCGCAACGGCCAACTTAATGGTCATCGCTTATGATTGACGGTTACGTCGGGAAGACTATCAAGGGGTCATGAGCTCTAATTTTTTGCCAAGTACCATGTAGAACTTGTTTGGTAAGACAGTCTATTTTCTATCTCCCCTTTTCCCCTATTTTTTTGCTGTATTTTCTCAATGCATATTTCGCGAGATGATTATTGCCAATTCTGGATGCATAACGCcaactatattttaaatattaggCAATGAAAAAGGTATAGTGTGTATATTGCTTATTAGGAACCCACTTGGAGCATGACTTATGGGCCTGCTGGCTGTTAAGATCTAACTGTACTATTAAATTacatatattccatatttATTCTAAGCCGCCGGACTTGATGGCATTACAGTTATTTTCCGTGAATCCCATCGTATCTCATGAATAACCATGTGTGCTGAAAAGTTTTGTGTGTAATAGATACATGGACCCGAGACAGGGTTCTTCTTCAGAAGACCGTACGGACGGACAAGTGACTACACTAATCCGGTGTGGCGACGCTTCTGCCCAAAACTGATCTGCCATCTTTGAAGCTTTGTGGCATTTCCTCCAAACACGGACACACAAAACATACCGTTAATATGATTCATAAACCTTTACACACCAGAACGGCCAGAACGAGCCGTAACTTAATTAGAGTTAAAATGCTTGAAAGATTTTTGAAtgtttctttttcatttcccCAGCGAGAATCCACTGGGTGAAAAGAATCGGCCCGGCACGGTccggtctggtctggtctggtctgctGCACATGGACATTGTACTGGCATACAAATGTATCAATGCCTTGTAAAGAATGGCCACTCAGGAAGCTGCATTATAACGAGTCCATGACCATGTTATTGTACAAAAATCTTGTAGAAAGCGGCAGAAGAATTAGGTCAATGATTATCGTCAAAAGTTGTTTGGCTGAGAGCATAgacaccacaccacaccacaccacacaTATACGATATGTCTGTACCCATTGAGTAGTGTGGAGTTTGGGTGGCTGCGCCCGCAGCGA
The Drosophila bipectinata strain 14024-0381.07 chromosome 3R, DbipHiC1v2, whole genome shotgun sequence DNA segment above includes these coding regions:
- the Atg16 gene encoding autophagy-related protein 16 isoform X5, translating into MRYKSKDADKLNEENESIIRKRLPSIFRKRSAKLKRDLEDAVREPSSSTNISPTPGPTPIQRNSTSPAQFVGGIIGGDDDFDEATINGAMEAIGLDDNEYISARFTAGEVTENTRASIDALKATGYLGQANPTKILMKFEAHENESHAVRWSPVERMVATGGADRKVKLWDIGKNSTEPRAVLSGSSAGINSVDFDSTGAYILGTSNDYGARVWTVMDNRLRHTLTGHSGKVMAAKYVQEPIKVVTGSHDRTLKIWDLRSIACIETKFAGSSCNDLVTTDSLGSTIISGHYDKKIRFWDIRTEKQADDVLMPAKITSLDLSKDCNYLICSVRDDTIKLLDLRKNQVISTFTNEHFKISCDFARASFNSSGLKIACGSADGAIYIWNVNGFLEATLKGHRWEEDKNKNRVKPNTAVNAVSWSPNNNMLASVGKHKRCIIYSDS
- the Atg16 gene encoding autophagy-related protein 16 isoform X6: MRYKSKDADKLNEENESIIRKRSAKLKRDLEDAVREPSSSTNISPTPGPTPIQRNSTSPAQFVGGIIGGDDDFDEATINGAMEAIGLDDNEYISARFTAGEVTENTRASIDALKATGYLGQANPTKILMKFEAHENESHAVRWSPVERMVATGGADRKVKLWDIGKNSTEPRAVLSGSSAGINSVDFDSTGAYILGTSNDYGARVWTVMDNRLRHTLTGHSGKVMAAKYVQEPIKVVTGSHDRTLKIWDLRSIACIETKFAGSSCNDLVTTDSLGSTIISGHYDKKIRFWDIRTEKQADDVLMPAKITSLDLSKDCNYLICSVRDDTIKLLDLRKNQVISTFTNEHFKISCDFARASFNSSGLKIACGSADGAIYIWNVNGFLEATLKGHRWEEDKNKNRVKPNTAVNAVSWSPNNNMLASVGKHKRCIIYSDS
- the neo gene encoding uncharacterized protein neo, giving the protein MAKTPHRIRLMRQLLLALMLYSAAAAKEHLRVRRLAAESVTAAPLPNASKIISTEEIEGQTELPGSAKATPITEINQIESESATVVPANQAETRNSAYDVPASSDLSGSSSSDEDGIYYDNAPVDCDPELVGFEIVTGYVFSAPEKLMDSLPGTLMLTDCLETCRNNKTCQSVNYETGLCVFFSAHADQLPGALTKSQFPVFTIYGQKSCLSAKPCSRAWYVDRVQNYKLKTEVKRTVSVASRRECFELCLSENEFTCRSANYERVSGACELSELDRLTLAGSNAFQITEGSDYLENHCVEEPNKLCEFKRLPGRILKTVDSVYQEVSSIDECRELCLNSPYRCHTYDYNDTGDMVCRLSHHSRATLVDVQEPFLDVPEASSYELASCYNVTIECGGGDMLARIRTSKLFNGKVYAKGSPKSCSVDVKSALDFELRMNYHDLECNVRQSSAGRYVNDIIIQHHDMIVTSSDLGLALACQYDLTNKTVSNGVDLDVRGDILPALSEEVIVESPNVIMRITSRDGSDMMRSAEVGDPLALKFEIVDEQSPYEIFIRELVAMDGVDNSEITLIDSNGCPTDHFIMGPIYKASLSGKVLLSNFDAFKFPSSEVVQFRALVTPCMPSCEPVQCEQEDTSGEFRSLLSYGRKKRSLNSTVDLPRTRRDIDTSKKAAPSDMLLVQSIQITDKFGFKQDKQESGDYYDGNETTFTANEEGHGFCVNAIGLITAATIFLLTQLAVIAIWTYCYQRRQKLQPYQHSY